In Mauremys reevesii isolate NIE-2019 linkage group 13, ASM1616193v1, whole genome shotgun sequence, the sequence TGACTTGCTTCCAGCTGCctgggccctgctctgcctgttgctcctcctctggcctttgtcttgTTTCTCAGGCCAAGAGTCACCTGGTCGCATCCCcatcctgggtctcaggttatgaTGGGGCGGCCATAGCATCCATGCAGACAGCTGGAGAAGCCCCTGCAAAAGTCACACCCCCTTATTCTCACCACTTAGACATtggtgcaatacacagggaaacagacacacacagcatcCATGCAAAACAGTAAGGCTCACATACAGGGGGAAGggaacaagggaaaatccccattTCATCACACTTTAACTGCACAATTACAGTACTTGCCACAGTATGAGatgccacacagctctttctcagATCTCCAGATGAAAGCACGACAGaggaaacatattaaaaacaacaataGAACCACTCATGCTAACTAGCATATCAGAGGCGACTCCAGCTCCTGGCTCTGGTATGTGTCAGTCCTTCAAATCCACAACTTTTTCTTCCCCATGGTTATAGATTCATGACTCTCAGATTCAGAACCAAGAACAGTTCAGTTTTTCCTTTATatgcttgggcctttgatcttggtaccaggtgatcagcagacaatggcCCATACCTCAGGGCGTAGCTACAAACAGCTGGGAGGGTTTCTGCATAACCAGATGTGGGGATGTTGCATTCAGCTCTTCCTAGAAATCCCCCAGGAAAACCACTTAACCTTTGTTCCAAAAGcccattcttgtctggcacagTGATCAGTGTAGTCCTTTGAACCCTCAGGTCTCACGTCTGTCCCATCTGCCCCTCAAGAGGTTCCATTCAATCCCACCCCCCTGTAACCCATAAACCATTCATTGAATAGAATGGACCCTGAAGGTTCTTAGACAATATAACAAGGTCTCTCAAGGGTACAGCTGGAAATGACCTTCTCTGTCACTGCTCCCCCTAAAGAAGTGATTGCACTGGGCTCTGCCTTTCCCCTCATTCACGGAGGAGGAAAGGTCCGTAACTGGCCCCCAGAGAAGCCTGTGCCCAGACattcccccacctcaccccacccagtGCTCTCTTTGAGACACCctaggagctgtggggcagggtgtAGTTCCCTTAGCCTGTGGGTAGCTCATGGCAGTCGTGCCTTAgtacagtggtctccaaagtggggtgcgcaagaGGATACTTGGGGGTGTACAGCAGGAGAAGCACCTTTTTTTTTCCGCTTCGGCAGTTCAGGCTGGAGTccgagtggcttttttttttttttgcttcagcaaaaatggtagagccggtgcggcagggggtgcgtgctcaaaaaGTTTTTACTGATAGAGGTGCGTGATCAAAAAATTTGGAGACCACTGCCTTAGTAGATGTGATGTGGGCTCCATGGCAGACTCCAAAGTCTCCCCCCAGATGTCCCCATGAGCTTCCCCCTGGGGGTTGAGATGTCATCACTCCAGTAGCTGGAGCCCCTGGGTAAGACCCAGACAAGAGCATCGGCACGAGTGCTGAGCTCAGGTGGGCAGGGGCAAAGCTGTTTGGCTCCATAGCTCAAGGGTTAGGGTGCTGCCCTGTTAAATGGGCTGGGGTGAGGGCTAGTCTCATGACTGGCTAAGGAAGGAGAGTTCTGTTTAAGATAAAGAGTTAGTTAAAAGCAGTTATTTCTGCATCAGCAGTCTGTTCTGAGCCCTGGAAAGGGACTGGAGCCAAGTGGCTATaactgggagcccggactcctgggttctatccccagctttgGGAAGGGAGTGGTGCCAACTGGTTAGAGTGGTGGACAGGCTCTGGGTGCCTGGATTGCTGGACTCTGTCTctggtggggagtggggtcttgTGGGTCAGAGCTAGAGGGTTGGAatccaggaatcctgggttctgttcctagctctgggagGCAAATAAGGTCTGGTACCTAACGCAGTAGGACAGGGAGCTCTGCTTTATGTGTGGGAACCCAGCAcctgttccccctccccgcccttttACCATGGCAAGTAAGAGCGTTGTCTCATGAAATCAGTTTAATCCTGGAGTTGGCTCTGCTACCATCCACCCCATGGACTGTGACTTACCCGAGTCTGTCCCCTGGCCTCTGCCCAGAGAGGAGACCAAGCCTTGTGCGTGGCTGGGGTGACGGCTCTGTGCATCTTTCCCTCCAGGGGACCTGTTATAAGGGGGATGGATGAAAAATACATTGGTGGGACATTTGGCAACACTGAGAAGTCAAACCCACCCAACGAGGGACTTTTTAGAGCCAGCGGTTCAGTGTTTGTGTTTAACTCTGTCCGACAGGCAACGTTCTCCACAATAACAATATCAGACATTCAGATTTCTCCTGTTGACTTGGCCACACTGAACCTGGAGCatatttttccatttctgttttttttgttcAATAGAAATCTCTCGTTTGTGCGGCGAAATAGACACTGCATTCGGAAATGTTACTGGGTCAGTATTGGGGTAGGAGCCTCCTACTTTTGAAATGGCCTGACTTTTCTGAGCTGGGTTTCCCAGCATTAGCACAGCACCCATTTCATCCAACATTCACCAGCCAACGTGTCAAGTACAAACCCAGTTCGGGCCTGATGCCAGCCTGGCATCGTATGAGTAACTCCCATTGGAAGGCCCAAGAGATTTTGTATCTTGTAGTCAGATACTAGAATGCTTGGCACCCAGGGCTGAGATAGAGAGATGGGTGTGTACggtgtggaagtagagcaagaactgacaaggatttgaaggggatttcaatgcaaacagtcccctctgtgagcaagaggcaggctagctgtaaccctaacaacatgagatttgtagaagcgaggagtGTGTGAGgcaagtgggaaagaactgtgggagaagttgttgtgaccttgtgttagataagtatggaatgtagactgtagtctaaatagaagtgagaaaaataagataggatgacctatgtataaacaaaatgcagctgttgctcattattgtatgtaacaaaaggcataaatgctgctgtaattgtttacctggagagagacctgcctaggtgggggaaaccctgtgtcctagtgcactctctccctccaggcAGTTGCTAGAGAATAAGGTATCTGACTTGATGCACCCAACCGGAGAGTGAGAACTATCTTTTTCTCCGACAACGGGCATGGAAAGAACAAACATCAGTGTAGTTAGAATGCAGCCTCAATATTCTAATATACTgactttgtgtgtgtctgtgtgtgttgctGCCTTTAGCAGTTACGCCGACTATCTAGGCAGAGCTAAAGCCATTGCTCCTGTTGCATACAGTGGAGGAAGTGTTTGCTGTTGGGAACAAAAttccctgctggcagctgcaGAATGTCAGTGTGTTTATGCAGCCCCAGCTTGTGAGATGCAATTGGTTTGGAAATTGttacacgcacacacacgttCCGCTGGTACCATTCCCACACCCACTCCTCAGAAGAGGAATATGTGTTCTATCCAACCACCCTGCCAAAGTGATCCCAGGGCTTTGCACCTGGCTGTGACAGCGTGATCCCTGGGGTACACCCCCCGATAGTTCTTTGCGCTTTCCAGGGTTGGGGCCTGCCTATCTGAAATTGCCTCTCCCAGCACACAAAGAGGCACCTGAGTCTGTATTGTTGTATCTCTCCATCTTTAGAGATAGCTGTGTATCGCTCAGATGTACTAATGGCCAGTGGAGATGACCATAAGAGAACACGAGTTGCCATATGGGATTAGACCCTGGGTCCATTTAGCCTGGGAACCCATCATAGCCATTAGCCCGGTCCAGCATAGGTAGGTACAAGAGGTCCCATCCCCTGGAGACACCTCACTAATTTCTGATGATAAAGGCGTAAAGGGCTTTTCTTCCCTctcagctgcctcctcctcctcctcaggctcTGGGGACTTAGGGACACATTCCCCCTTGCTATGGGTCACTGTAACAGCCTGGGGTAGTGATGTTTCTTCCTTTCCCACAAGACATCAGCTGGCAAACTCTGAAGAACCCCACATACAAAGTACTCCTTATACCTCCCCATTCTAGTTCAATGAAGGCTAAAGGCAGGCTGGCTTCAAATTGCCCCAAGGCCAGGAGTTTTACCTCCTTCCTGGCAGGCATATCAATCTCCTTAATCACATCCCCAGCTAGTGAGATCTGGGCCCCACTGCCTCTCCATCCCTGGCACACTTTGCCATTTGCCTTGGCCTCTTTGAGGAACTCTTGGTCTACCTCCCGGATGTCATACCTGACCGAGTAActaggaccccccctccccagcaccattGAAGTCTCTGAATCCAGGGTTTCTGGGTTAACCTGGGTGGATTGGACATTATATTTGGACTCCCCGTATCTAGGGCATTGTTTCTTCATGTCTTCAAAGGACCCAAATAGGAAACACTTTCTGCAGTCCTCTCTTTGGCCTGGGGTCTGAGGATTACCAGGAGGGGACCTTCATGTGGGTGATGTGTCCTTAGTCTCccctccttccttttccccagaAACAGATGGGGGACCCCTTTTCATGTCAGGCTTTGGCCCCTCATGCTCTATGTAGGGTGTCACTTACACGTATATGTCAGCAGCCTCAGCTGTCTGGCCTACAGTGGTTGGAAACTTTTCCCATACCACTTCCTTTGCCTCATCAGAGCAGACATCAAAGAACTGCTTCTAAGCAAATTAGAGCTACGAACTGCACATAAtcctctgcccctttccctctgATCCATTTTCTCCTCTACTATAAGCACGTTTCTCTCTGAATTGTCAAGTTTTCTGAGGTTTCTAAACTTTAGGAGACAGGCCTTGGGCTTTATTTGAAACCTTTTTTAACCCAGATCGCTTAAGAAGATTGCTAGCCATTGCATCAGACACATTAGAACATCCTGGGCCTTGAACGCAGGCCTCAGAATCCCCAGCCAACCACCACATCCCCATCTCCACCTGCTATCTACTGCCAGCTGGTGGGCTGAGAAACTGCTAAGCCTGTAACCCTAGCCAAGGCACCAGCCACAGGAGTGCTGATTGGAGGATCTCCCAGCTCTGCCGATTGCTCCAACTATGCTTTtaggcataggcgccaactttccctggcgccggtgggtgctctcccccccccggccctggccccgccctgaccccgccctttccctgcccctgccccacccccattccatcccctttcccaaagtccccaccccaagtccaccccctcccggccccatcggaccccttccccaaatccccaccctggcccctcctcttccccaagtGCCCatgttccctctcctcccccctccctcccagcacttgctgtgtgaaacagctgttttgtggcacaagcactgggagctaggggaaaaaatggacatggactccagggctggagcacccacggagtcggtgcctttGCTGTTAGGCCAGGAGGTTGCACAGAAAGTTTTTTGTCGGAGGAACTAGGGTGGTTTCCTGTTTTGGCAGCTCCCTGAACCTGATCTGTTCTTGCTCCCTCTGTGCTTTGTCTTTGCCTGTCCTTACACCTCACCTCCAATCCCCAGTTACCAAACCTGGCTCTGACCCCGGCCTCCAACTTCTGACCCTGACCCGAGCttgactcctggctctgggaaTTGGCAGTCGACTCTGGTGCCTTTGTTCCCCAGCCTGCTTccctgctctgtccactaggcatGACTCCTGCTTCGACTACCAGGCCAGACCGCCTACGTCCCACCCACTCTAGAGCAGCTTTGACCCCTCACTTTCGGAAGTGAGACAgtcctgctctcctcctcagggATTTTGTGTTCTTCATGTCCTTCCAGAGGCGGTGTGACAGGGCACTCTGCTCACTGCTTGTCCGGCCCCTCCTTCTGGCCGCTCTGGGGATTCACTCTGCCAGTCTATGCCATGCCCTCGATGGGTTCCAGTGCAGGGACCCTAAACCCAGCACTTCTGGGCTCTACTCTCTCAGCCCTCACGGCTCCTTCCCTTGACTGCTTCCTATATCTCCTGGTTCCCCTCCTTTTTCTGGGCATAGCAGCTCCAAACCCTCCttcctcttcccagggagtgactgccctttcccagcagccGCCCTTGGCTGTTGCCATCTTCCTGGCTTCATAGGCCCTGCCCGTTCCTACGCAGCTAAGCTTGTGCAGTTAATATACCTGCGTGGCCGgtcctgtgtggggtggacaccccctcacaGGTGGTAAAACAATTTCGATGCAGTTGTCTCTCTGTAACGCAGGCACAGTTCATGCCAGCTGGATGATGCCTGGGGCAGATCTCCCACAGGCTGAGGGTTCCGCCTTTGTAAGCCCAGAATTCTGCCTTTCCATCTCCCGTTCTTTACCCGCTTTTGCTCCACTGCTTTATTTCCAGCTTTCTGATCTCCATCTGGGTCAATTCTAACTGCAAGGCTGCTCCCCCACAAGAACCTGTGCCAGGCTGGTTTCCTaagcatgcccccccccccggccccctgacTTCAGGCCCTTTGGATGGATTAATCAGTTCTCCATGATACTTATCATATTCCATGAGTAGAGATTTCATCCCCCCTTTTTCCCTGTAACCTCCAAACCATGGCCCCTGTCCACAGTTTTTCCCACTGTGATCTGATGGGTTTAGCATATGGCTTCGGCTTGCTCAGCCCATTCTTTTTTTGTGCTCTATTTCCCTAACCTGAAACAAATGGATGGAAAATAACAaaccatatttttttttctgcaccTGTTTCCAACCATCTCACATTTGAATCTCTGAGTCTCTGTATTATCGGGTAGATCAGTGCCTGGAGTGTGATCCAGGAAACAGGGTGTCGATCCTGCCAACTACGCCACTCTGATGCACCCCCAGAGTAGCATGGCTGGAAGGCACCCTGCTACTGTCCAGAGACAACAGGTACCAGCTGAGAGTGAGGGAGACACAACTTAAAGGttggctccttcctgcacctcccagctgtttgctgctgcttccccccacAGCCGCAGCTTGCTAGCTCTAGGAGCTGCCGCATGGGGACGGGGTCTGGCTGGCAAACTCTGGCAGAAAACTggaggggcatgtgaccctggGTGCCCCCATCCAATGTGGTACCTgtgctaccacctgcccttagtggGTAGAAGTTCTGCAACTCCCGGCACTATGGGAAACACAAGCACTCCTCTCTCAAGCTGTGCAGGCCCTGCTATCCCTCTGCAGGCTAATGCTAGACACACGCCAACCCCCAAGCATCTCCCTGGACCGTCCAGCCCCATATCCACTAGATGCCTGTAATATCCACCAATTCACTGCTTCCAAAGAAGCAGCACTAGCTTCATCTCTGCTTAAGCCTCCAGCCTTTAGACGTGTGTATAGTGAAAGTGTAGTAAACAAAGCACAAAGGTTCACGTAGCGGCACAGAGAAGAGCTGGGAAACAAATGGTGACATTTAAAATAACATCCTCACCCACCTTCCAGAACTGAGAGTTACTCAGCTAGATACTTTCAGAGCAAAGCTCACCCAAAGTCCTTCTGATGtttcctggctgggctgggctgggctcatcTGTTCATGGGACAAATTGTGCTGTCTGGTTGCCTCTTTGGTGAAGGGTCCCAGGTGTCTGTTTGCACCCCTAGATCTATCAGACCAATCCATTGCCCTTACTCACAAACAGTTTGCCTCCTtgctggttgttgttttttccttgtAGATTTTGCAATCTCTTAATCAGCGTCTGTCTTGCAATGGAAATAGACTTACTGTGAGGCACACAATGGCCAGACAGGCAGATAAGTATCTGTTCCCTCCTATCTGAAAGGAACCTGCCCAAGATATGTCACCTCCTGGTTACTTGCCTTGGGAATGTAATTTTCAACACAGACACATAACCCCTTAAACATTAGCCATCCACCCATCCCGCAATGATTCCCAGGACCAGTGGGCTACTGGGTGTAAGTGGAGACCTCACATCACTCCTGCTAGTGAGTTACTCTGCAGGCATCCAGCCAAGGGGCTGCGTGTAAAACTCTATAGCTCCAACTGGGCCCCAGATGACAAGTTCAAATGCCACATGAGACCACATGGAGGGATTGGGGGTGGCAGGTGGAATGACCCAGCCTTCGGCAATGACTTTGGGGATGGCCCAGACCAGGGTCCCTTCAGCTCAGTCTCTGACACTAGGCTGTCCCAGTTGCTTTAGGGGAAGGAATTCCCCCCCACGCCCCAAGAGAATTATGGAAAATTTTCTCAGGGGCAAAATTTCTTCCTAACCTTCATGCAGTGGAGCAGGACTAATGGGAGGGGAATGGATCCTGCCCTGAAGCATCCAGTTCttggagaggagtggggtctaatgggttAGCGCAAGGGAGGCTGGGAATCGGGTTCTAATCCTGACCCTGGGAGGGGAGCGCTTTCCACTGGGTTAGAAAAGAGCAGGTGAAGATTCAGGACTCATGTGTTTAATACCAAGCTCTTAATGGGAAGTGGGGTCTACTGGGTTAGAGCAGGCTGGAGGTGGAAGTCAGcactcctgagttctgttcccaagACTGGGGAAGAAGGTTGAGATGGAGCTGAAAACACAGAGAATCTCATTGGAAACCACAGCACACTCCTGAAGTGTTCAGCAGTTTACAATCTTGCTATTCCCAATGTAACACAACTAGGCGGTTATTGCTTTGCAGGTTTCAGATTTTATTGAGTTCAGGGAGCACAGAGAATGGCAGGCGGGGACAGATGTTCAAAAATGATGAAGAGAACAATGATGAATAGCACTTAACATGATGAATGTGAGGCTTATCCATTCTTAGACTGAATACGCAACACCAGCAGGGTGAAACTGGTGGATAGTTCTTGATTAAAGGACAGAGGTTGAGATGGCTGCTATTTTTGGCAGTGGGGAGATGAcaaggggcagcagaggagggggggtggggaaggggtggctatactgtataatgggcactaggggcagcagagggtgggggtggggaaggggcggctatactgtataatgggcactagggggcagcagatgGTGAGGGGATGAAACACCTGCACAATTTGACCTGTGTTCAGAGGTAGGTGAGGAGCCGGGTGCGGTGACCAGTATCGGGGAGCCGGatgggaggaagcagcagggtcccctgcctgccctccaTGCCTAGTGCTGGCCTATTTGCTCTTCACATAGAAAACAGGGAGACCATCCCAACAGGCAATGACGATTTTTTGTGATGCGCTGATCCCGGTGTAAGAGATGCTCCAGGGGTTAAATGTGCAGGTGGTGATGTTGAATTCATTCTTGCTCTCGTACCGGTAGGGCCCGTTGGCTACCCCCTCTGTTGTGCAGACTTTGGTGATGTTCTCGGGTGTTTCATGGATGAAGGTGTTGCTGTATTTCCAGTACATCACCCGGTCCCACATCATCCTGTTGCAATAGGCATTGTTGTTGGTGGCGACGGTCTTGGGGTTGTCCACATGTTCTTTCCGGAATATGTCATGCAGTGGGTTCCACTTCTGTCCGAGGGTCAGAGCCACACAGGCAGCCAGCAGGGCGAGGGTCAGCAGGAGCACAGGGCGGGGTCTGCTTGGAGCCATGGCTGTGTCTGTCACTGGATCGACCTGTAGAGGGGACAAAAGGTGAAGATGAATGGAGACATCACCGGGTGGGGCTCTGCCTCCTCTATGGAAACTGCTGGACCCAAAGCCCCTTCCCAGTCCCACCCCATTCTCCCCCaaagctccttcccctcccattatTCCTGCTCCACTGCATGATGTGCTGCTCTGAGACCAACTGACATCAACCTCTGctcccttttctctctcccattgcTCCCCACGCTGAGCTGgagataaaacccaggagtcctggctctgaccACCCCTGCAATAACCACCGGATCATGCTGCCTCCCAGAAACAAACCCTGCAGTTGCAGCCCCATGT encodes:
- the LOC120380046 gene encoding ribonuclease-like encodes the protein MAPSRPRPVLLLTLALLAACVALTLGQKWNPLHDIFRKEHVDNPKTVATNNNAYCNRMMWDRVMYWKYSNTFIHETPENITKVCTTEGVANGPYRYESKNEFNITTCTFNPWSISYTGISASQKIVIACWDGLPVFYVKSK